Proteins encoded by one window of Branchiostoma floridae strain S238N-H82 chromosome 6, Bfl_VNyyK, whole genome shotgun sequence:
- the LOC118417082 gene encoding glycine cleavage system H protein-like isoform X2 translates to MAAVAMRCARGLAFRATKLLTSTQTPTYHGAQTFRRFSRTVTVFESVKKFTKDHEWISMDGTTGTIGITNHAQESLGELVYVDLPEVGKEVSKGGQWILIRSVTTFPKCRLLPTLRGGVTLEVFCPIQDASFAFRPELGPSQGCSFWPLCEECGTVESVKAASDLLAPVSGVCIEVNSALEGAPELINKSPHEEGWILKMKLSKPEELEELMDEEAYQAFVKSEEQES, encoded by the exons atggcggcggtcgcGATGAGGTGCGCAAGGGGTCTGGCCTTTCGGGCCACAAAACTTCTCACCTCGACACAAACACCCACCTACCACGGTGCCCAGACGTTCAGAAGGTTCAGTAGAACAGTCACGGTCTTCGAGTCAG TGAAGAAGTTTACTAAAGACCACGAGTGGATAAGTATGGATGGAACCACTGGTACTATTGGTATCACCAACCATGCACAG GAGAGCCTGGGTGAACTTGTGTATGTGGACCTCCCAGAAGTAGGAAAAGAAGTGAGCAAAGGAG GCCAGTGGATATTGATACGCAGCGTTACCACATTCCCAAAGTGCCGCTTGTTACCGACCCTGCGGGGCGGTGTGACCCTCGAAGTCTTCTGTCCCATTCAGGACGCCAGTTTTGCATTCCGCCCCGAACTGGGACCTTCCCAGGGATGCTCCTTTTGGCCGTTATGTG AGGAGTGTGGCACTGTGGAGAGTGTAAAAGCAGCTAGCGACCTGTTAGCCCCTGTTAGCGGAGTGTGCATAGAAGTCAACAGCGCCTTGGAGGGAGCTCCTGAACTCATCAATAAGTCCCCCCACGAAGAAG GCTGGATACTAAAGATGAAGCTGAGCAAGCCAGAAGAGTTGGAGGAGTTGATGGATGAGGAGGCGTACCAGGCGTTTGTGAAGTCCGAGGAGCAGGAGTCTTAA
- the LOC118417508 gene encoding trace amine-associated receptor 9-like gives MAEELEELLFADGAAQILQVVYLTIVLLLALVTNSLVMSVVYRESNLQTPGNLLLVALSFIHIVGALNSIPITVLVLGMGGYKFGQVYCTVQGLVGNFTIISSLCLLGAVCGSRLLMVTRPTEYLTKFTDDVAKLVGGACFLPGGVAAVLPLVEGTDFKFNPGMLVCWGYSKSANVIFLASFLWCILSTTVSHYLSYREAKRLAAIKASFGAAVYVWETLKRTAFMAGAFWITWLPGLVINIIIAEKDAATMSDYAFQRIFILLNLLTTFMNPLMYAFTHQFIRNAVRRQFYRMHLTMNEVMDDLKKWRYRKRRSLPVGERSNRRFEEVGVRGVLYRFKNEAIDYLKKWR, from the coding sequence ATGGCAGAGGAACTGGAGGAACTCCTCTTCGCGGACGGTGCGGCGCAGATCCTACAGGTGGTGTATCTCACCATCGTCCTGCTGCTGGCTCTGGTAACCAACAGCCTGGTGATGTCAGTCGTCTACCGCGAGAGCAACCTCCAGACTCCGGGCAACCTGTTGCTGGTCGCGCTGTCGTTTATTCACATCGTCGGCGCTCTGAACAGCATCCCTATCACTGTGTTGGTTCTGGGCATGGGCGGCTACAAGTTCGGCCAGGTCTACTGCACCGTGCAGGGCCTTGTGGGCAACTTCACCATCATCTCGTCGCTGTGTCTTCTTGGGGCGGTGTGCGGTTCCCGACTGCTTATGGTCACCAGGCCGACGGAATACCTCACGAAGTTTACCGACGACGTGGCGAAGTTGGTCGGGGGCGCGTGCTTCCTCCCCGGCGGCGTAGCGGCGGTGCTGCCCCTGGTGGAAGGAACCGACTTCAAGTTCAACCCGGGGATGCTGGTCTGCTGGGGCTACTCCAAGAGTGCCAACGTCATCTTCTTGGCCAGCTTCCTGTGGTGCATCCTCTCCACCACCGTGTCTCACTACCTGTCCTATCGCGAAGCCAAGCGGCTGGCGGCGATCAAGGCAAGCTTCGGGGCGGCCGTGTACGTCTGGGAGACTCTCAAACGCACGGCGTTCATGGCCGGAGCCTTCTGGATCACCTGGCTGCCTGGACTcgtcatcaacatcatcatcgcTGAGAAGGACGCAGCAACAATGTCGGACTACGCCTTCCAAAGAATATTCATCCTTCTGAATCTGCTGACGACCTTCATGAACCCGCTGATGTACGCCTTCACCCACCAGTTCATCAGGAACGCGGTGAGGAGACAGTTCTACCGGATGCACTTGACCATGAACGAAGTAATGGACGATTTGAAGAAGTGGAGGTACCGAAAGAGGCGTTCTCTACCGGTAGGAGAACGAAGCAATAGACGATTTGAAGAAGTGGGGGTAAGAGGCGTTCTCTACCGTTTCAAGAACGAAGCAATAGACTATTTGAAGAAGTGGAGGTAA
- the LOC118417082 gene encoding glycine cleavage system H protein-like isoform X4: MAAVAMRCARGLAFRATKLLTSTQTPTYHGAQTFRRFSRTVTVFESVKKFTKEHEWISMDGTTGTIGITNHAQASLGELVYVDLPEVGKELSKGDECGAMESVKAASDLLAPVSGVCIEVNSALEEDPSPINSSPYEDGWILKMKLSKPEELEELMDEEAYQAFVKSEEQES, encoded by the exons atggcggcggtcgcGATGAGGTGCGCAAGGGGTCTGGCCTTTCGGGCCACAAAACTTCTCACCTCGACACAAACACCCACCTACCACGGTGCCCAGACGTTCAGAAGGTTCAGTAGAACAGTCACGGTCTTCGAGTCAG TGAAGAAGTTTACTAAAGAACACGAGTGGATAAGTATGGATGGAACCACTGGTACCATTGGTATCACCAACCATGCACAG GCGAGCCTGGGTGAACTTGTGTATGTGGACCTCCCAGAAGTAGGAAAAGAACTAAGCAAAGGAG ATGAGTGTGGCGCTATGGAGAGTGTAAAAGCAGCTAGCGACCTGTTAGCCCCTGTTAGCGGAGTGTGCATAGAAGTCAACAGCGCCTTGGAGGAAGATCCTAGTCCCATCAATTCCTCCCCCTACGAAGATG GCTGGATACTAAAGATGAAGCTGAGCAAGCCAGAAGAGTTGGAGGAGTTGATGGATGAGGAG GCGTACCAGGCGTTTGTGAAGTCCGAGGAGCAGGAGTCTTAA
- the LOC118417082 gene encoding glycine cleavage system H protein-like isoform X1 yields MAAVAMRCARGLAFGATKLLTSTQTPTYYGAQTFRRFSRTVTAFDSVKKFTKDHEWISMDGTTGTIGITNHAQESLGELVYVDLPEVGKEVSKGGQWILIRSVTTFPKCRLLPTLRGGVTLEVFCPIQDASFAFRPELGPSQGCSFWPLCEECGTVESVKAASDLLAPVSGVCIEVNSALEGAPELINKSPHEEGWILKMKLSKPEELEELMDEEAYQAFVKSEEQES; encoded by the exons atggcggcggtcgcGATGAGGTGCGCAAGGGGTCTGGCCTTTGGAGCCACAAAACTTCTTACTTCGACACAAACACCCACCTACTATGGTGCCCAGACGTTCAGAAGGTTCAGCAGAACAGTCACGGCCTTCGATTCAG TGAAGAAGTTTACTAAAGACCACGAGTGGATAAGTATGGATGGAACCACTGGTACTATTGGTATCACCAACCATGCACAG GAGAGCCTGGGTGAACTTGTGTATGTGGACCTCCCAGAAGTAGGAAAAGAAGTGAGCAAAGGAG GCCAGTGGATATTGATACGCAGCGTTACCACATTCCCAAAGTGCCGCTTGTTACCGACCCTGCGGGGCGGTGTGACCCTCGAAGTCTTCTGTCCCATTCAGGACGCCAGTTTTGCATTCCGCCCCGAACTGGGACCTTCCCAGGGATGCTCCTTTTGGCCGTTATGTG AGGAGTGTGGCACTGTGGAGAGTGTAAAAGCAGCTAGCGACCTGTTAGCCCCTGTTAGCGGAGTGTGCATAGAAGTCAACAGCGCCTTGGAGGGAGCTCCTGAACTCATCAATAAGTCCCCCCACGAAGAAG GCTGGATACTAAAGATGAAGCTGAGCAAGCCAGAAGAGTTGGAGGAGTTGATGGATGAGGAGGCGTACCAGGCGTTTGTGAAGTCCGAGGAGCAGGAGTCTTAA
- the LOC118417082 gene encoding glycine cleavage system H protein-like isoform X3: MAAVAMRCARGLAFGATKLLTSTQTPTYYGAQTFRRFSRTVTAFDSVKKFTKDHEWISMDGTTGTIGITNHAQESLGELVYVDLPEVGKEVSKGEECGTVESVKAASDLLAPVSGVCIEVNSALEGAPELINKSPHEEGWILKMKLSKPEELEELMDEEAYQAFVKSEEQES, translated from the exons atggcggcggtcgcGATGAGGTGCGCAAGGGGTCTGGCCTTTGGAGCCACAAAACTTCTTACTTCGACACAAACACCCACCTACTATGGTGCCCAGACGTTCAGAAGGTTCAGCAGAACAGTCACGGCCTTCGATTCAG TGAAGAAGTTTACTAAAGACCACGAGTGGATAAGTATGGATGGAACCACTGGTACTATTGGTATCACCAACCATGCACAG GAGAGCCTGGGTGAACTTGTGTATGTGGACCTCCCAGAAGTAGGAAAAGAAGTGAGCAAAGGAG AGGAGTGTGGCACTGTGGAGAGTGTAAAAGCAGCTAGCGACCTGTTAGCCCCTGTTAGCGGAGTGTGCATAGAAGTCAACAGCGCCTTGGAGGGAGCTCCTGAACTCATCAATAAGTCCCCCCACGAAGAAG GCTGGATACTAAAGATGAAGCTGAGCAAGCCAGAAGAGTTGGAGGAGTTGATGGATGAGGAGGCGTACCAGGCGTTTGTGAAGTCCGAGGAGCAGGAGTCTTAA